The Brachyhypopomus gauderio isolate BG-103 chromosome 1, BGAUD_0.2, whole genome shotgun sequence genome includes a window with the following:
- the ptpdc1a gene encoding protein tyrosine phosphatase domain-containing protein 1 isoform X2 codes for MAAGVCLLSDLPHTTSTVSSGDYTVHMEPVSTRVPTAKYTMVGETLRSVIPGHMQCSMACGGRACKYENPSRWSDQEQAVKGLYSSWITDNLLAMARPSTEIIEKYNIIEQFLRCGLRSVINLQRPGEHASCGYPLEPESGFTYRPEVFMEAGIYFYNFGWKDYGVASLTTILDMVKVMSFAVQEGRMAIHCHAGLGRTGVLLACYLVFRFRMSADQAILFVRAKRPSSIQTRGQLLCVREFARYLTPLRSVFWCREPASRALTLAQYLTRQRHLLHGYEARQMKNVPKLVHLVCGLLLDIAEGRPVAVELVDEAPVLAAEVEKTVSQQALQQLGKEMMGKGIPMPRPSQPSSLPLANHSLLSTQRDCEQGIECARRPQWPLQRRLSFSDSALHTLGSRSQWTDYPAPVSDPLSQRCVSQSGIAAELLGLQASGAPLTPKSGNTPTRGSPAGSHASLDEPKEDGECRHRSSCVMERVKETKRSRSLGCRVGGTTPLAAWQTEEERCRQARSKRSNDRPLGHRGAPAGGSDAPESVGSVFPFIMLQNDLTPEGRQALTPEGRQALVMKALSMDPDEHLRNTILLWQMELNSREGAWERLRVERDPLLLSALMWSWLEQLKEPVLTREDLELLTANGHSPLAALDAMDKDKKQTLLCVLDCVAHLMKLSDEDETAVLHRTIRAFTRFATDSECGKLVYENLMEILVPVLNDMRRKAMEQLESSCHCTHTP; via the exons ATGGCAGCTGGTGTCTGTCTGCTGAGTGACttgccccacaccacctccaccgtcAGCAGTGGCGACTACACCGTGCACATGGAGCCTG TGAGCACCCGGGTCCCCACTGCCAAGTACACCATGGTGGGCGAGACCCTGCGCAGCGTGATCCCCGGACACATGCAGTGCTCCATGGCGTGTGGGGGGCGGGCCTGCAAATACGAGAACCCCTCCCGCTGGAGCGACCAGGAGCAAGCCGTCAAGGGACTCTACTCCTCCTG GATCACAGATAATCTATTAGCCATGGCAAGGCCTTCAACTGAGATTATTGAAAAATACAACATCATTGAACAGTTTTTGCG ATGTGGCCTGAGGTCTGTGATTAACCTGCAGCGTCCTGGAGAACACGCCAGCTGTGGCTACCCGCTGGAACCGGAGAGTGGCTTCACCTACCGGCCAGAGGTCTTCATGGAAGCAGGGA TCTATTTTTACAACTTTGGCTGGAAGGACTACGGCGTGGCGTCTCTGACCACCATCCTAGACATGGTGAAGGTGATGTCGTTCGCTGTGCAGGAGGGCAGGATGGCCATCCACTGCCATGCTGGGCTGGGAAGAACGG GTGTCCTGCTGGCTTGCTACCTGGTGTTCCGGTTTCGGATGAGCGCAGATCAGGCCATCCTGTTCGTGCGGGCCAAGCGGCCCAGCTCGATCCAGACGCGTGGGCAGCtgttgtgtgtgcgcgagtTCGCCCGATACCTCACGCCCCTGCGCAGCGTGTTCTGGTGCCGCGAGCCTGCCAGCCGCGCCCTCACGCTCGCCCAGTACCTGACTCGCCAGCGCCACCTGCTGCACGGCTACGAAGCCCGGCAGATGAAGAACGTGCCCAAACTCGTGCACCTGGTGTGCGGACTCCTGCTGGACATCGCCGAAGGCAGACCCGTGGCCGTGGAGCTTGTGGATGAGGCCCCCGTCTTGGCCGCCGAGGTGGAGAAGACCGTGTCCCAGCAGGCCTTGCAGCAGCTAGGGAAGGAGATGATGGGTAAAGGCATTCccatgccccgcccctctcAGCCCTCCAGCCTCCCCTTGGCCAATCACAGCCTTCTCTCCACCCAGCGGGACTGTGAGCAGGGTATTGAGTGTGCGCGTAGACCTCAGTGGCCACTGCAGCGTCGCCTCAGCTTCAGTGACTCCGCCCTGCACACTCTGGGATCCAGGAGCCAGTGGACTGATTACCCAGCACCCGTCTCTGACCCCCTGAGCCAGCGCTGCGTGTCCCAGAGCGGGATAGCGGCAGAGCTCCTGGGGCTCCAGGCCTCCGGGGCACCGCTAACACCCAAGAGCGGCAATACCCCCACGCGGGGATCTCCCGCCGGCTCCCATGCCTCCCTCGACGAGCCCAAGGAGGACGGAGAATGCAGGCATCGCTCCTCATGCGTCATGGAGCGGGTGAAGGAAACGAAGCGCAGCAGGTCTTTGGGGTGTCGGGTCGGTGGTACCACCCCGCTTGCCGCCTGGCAGACGGAAGAGGAGCGTTGCAGACAGGCTCGCTCAAAACGAAGCAACGACAGGCCCCTGGGACACCGTGGGGCTCCAGCAGGAGGCAGCGATGCACCAGAAAGTGTGGGCAGTGTCTTTCCTTTCATAATGCTGCAAAATGACCTCACACCTGAAGGCCGTCAGGCACTCACACCTGAAGGCCGCCAGGCACTGGTGATGAAGGCTCTCTCAATGGATCCAGATGAGCACCTCAGGAACACCATCTTACTATGGCAG ATGGAGCTGAACTCTAGGGAGGGGGCCTGGGAGAGGCTGCGAGTGGAACGAGACCCCCTGCTCCTCTCTGCCCTCATGTGGTCATGGCTGGAGCAGCTGAAGGAGCCAGTCCTCACCAGAGAAGACCTGGAGCTGCTCACTGCCAATGGCCACAGCCCTCTGGCTGCCCTAGATGCCATGGACAAG GACAAGAAACAGACCTTGCTCTGTGTCCTGGACTGTGTTGCCCACTTGATGAAGTTGTCAGACGAGGACGAAACTGCTGTTCTCCATCGTACAATCAGAGCATTCACAAGG TTTGCTACAGATTCAGAGTGTGGGAAACTGGTGTATGAGAATCTTATGGAAATTCTTGTTCCAGTTCTGAATGATATGAGAAGGAAAGCAATGGAGCAGTTGGAATCTTCatgtcactgcacacacacaccctga
- the ptpdc1a gene encoding protein tyrosine phosphatase domain-containing protein 1 isoform X1, with translation MAAGVCLLSDLPHTTSTVSSGDYTVHMEPVSTRVPTAKYTMVGETLRSVIPGHMQCSMACGGRACKYENPSRWSDQEQAVKGLYSSWITDNLLAMARPSTEIIEKYNIIEQFLRCGLRSVINLQRPGEHASCGYPLEPESGFTYRPEVFMEAGIYFYNFGWKDYGVASLTTILDMVKVMSFAVQEGRMAIHCHAGLGRTGQNRSLKHNAVMCVLLACYLVFRFRMSADQAILFVRAKRPSSIQTRGQLLCVREFARYLTPLRSVFWCREPASRALTLAQYLTRQRHLLHGYEARQMKNVPKLVHLVCGLLLDIAEGRPVAVELVDEAPVLAAEVEKTVSQQALQQLGKEMMGKGIPMPRPSQPSSLPLANHSLLSTQRDCEQGIECARRPQWPLQRRLSFSDSALHTLGSRSQWTDYPAPVSDPLSQRCVSQSGIAAELLGLQASGAPLTPKSGNTPTRGSPAGSHASLDEPKEDGECRHRSSCVMERVKETKRSRSLGCRVGGTTPLAAWQTEEERCRQARSKRSNDRPLGHRGAPAGGSDAPESVGSVFPFIMLQNDLTPEGRQALTPEGRQALVMKALSMDPDEHLRNTILLWQMELNSREGAWERLRVERDPLLLSALMWSWLEQLKEPVLTREDLELLTANGHSPLAALDAMDKDKKQTLLCVLDCVAHLMKLSDEDETAVLHRTIRAFTRFATDSECGKLVYENLMEILVPVLNDMRRKAMEQLESSCHCTHTP, from the exons ATGGCAGCTGGTGTCTGTCTGCTGAGTGACttgccccacaccacctccaccgtcAGCAGTGGCGACTACACCGTGCACATGGAGCCTG TGAGCACCCGGGTCCCCACTGCCAAGTACACCATGGTGGGCGAGACCCTGCGCAGCGTGATCCCCGGACACATGCAGTGCTCCATGGCGTGTGGGGGGCGGGCCTGCAAATACGAGAACCCCTCCCGCTGGAGCGACCAGGAGCAAGCCGTCAAGGGACTCTACTCCTCCTG GATCACAGATAATCTATTAGCCATGGCAAGGCCTTCAACTGAGATTATTGAAAAATACAACATCATTGAACAGTTTTTGCG ATGTGGCCTGAGGTCTGTGATTAACCTGCAGCGTCCTGGAGAACACGCCAGCTGTGGCTACCCGCTGGAACCGGAGAGTGGCTTCACCTACCGGCCAGAGGTCTTCATGGAAGCAGGGA TCTATTTTTACAACTTTGGCTGGAAGGACTACGGCGTGGCGTCTCTGACCACCATCCTAGACATGGTGAAGGTGATGTCGTTCGCTGTGCAGGAGGGCAGGATGGCCATCCACTGCCATGCTGGGCTGGGAAGAACGGGTCAGAACCGCTCGCTGAAACACAACGCggtcatgt GTGTCCTGCTGGCTTGCTACCTGGTGTTCCGGTTTCGGATGAGCGCAGATCAGGCCATCCTGTTCGTGCGGGCCAAGCGGCCCAGCTCGATCCAGACGCGTGGGCAGCtgttgtgtgtgcgcgagtTCGCCCGATACCTCACGCCCCTGCGCAGCGTGTTCTGGTGCCGCGAGCCTGCCAGCCGCGCCCTCACGCTCGCCCAGTACCTGACTCGCCAGCGCCACCTGCTGCACGGCTACGAAGCCCGGCAGATGAAGAACGTGCCCAAACTCGTGCACCTGGTGTGCGGACTCCTGCTGGACATCGCCGAAGGCAGACCCGTGGCCGTGGAGCTTGTGGATGAGGCCCCCGTCTTGGCCGCCGAGGTGGAGAAGACCGTGTCCCAGCAGGCCTTGCAGCAGCTAGGGAAGGAGATGATGGGTAAAGGCATTCccatgccccgcccctctcAGCCCTCCAGCCTCCCCTTGGCCAATCACAGCCTTCTCTCCACCCAGCGGGACTGTGAGCAGGGTATTGAGTGTGCGCGTAGACCTCAGTGGCCACTGCAGCGTCGCCTCAGCTTCAGTGACTCCGCCCTGCACACTCTGGGATCCAGGAGCCAGTGGACTGATTACCCAGCACCCGTCTCTGACCCCCTGAGCCAGCGCTGCGTGTCCCAGAGCGGGATAGCGGCAGAGCTCCTGGGGCTCCAGGCCTCCGGGGCACCGCTAACACCCAAGAGCGGCAATACCCCCACGCGGGGATCTCCCGCCGGCTCCCATGCCTCCCTCGACGAGCCCAAGGAGGACGGAGAATGCAGGCATCGCTCCTCATGCGTCATGGAGCGGGTGAAGGAAACGAAGCGCAGCAGGTCTTTGGGGTGTCGGGTCGGTGGTACCACCCCGCTTGCCGCCTGGCAGACGGAAGAGGAGCGTTGCAGACAGGCTCGCTCAAAACGAAGCAACGACAGGCCCCTGGGACACCGTGGGGCTCCAGCAGGAGGCAGCGATGCACCAGAAAGTGTGGGCAGTGTCTTTCCTTTCATAATGCTGCAAAATGACCTCACACCTGAAGGCCGTCAGGCACTCACACCTGAAGGCCGCCAGGCACTGGTGATGAAGGCTCTCTCAATGGATCCAGATGAGCACCTCAGGAACACCATCTTACTATGGCAG ATGGAGCTGAACTCTAGGGAGGGGGCCTGGGAGAGGCTGCGAGTGGAACGAGACCCCCTGCTCCTCTCTGCCCTCATGTGGTCATGGCTGGAGCAGCTGAAGGAGCCAGTCCTCACCAGAGAAGACCTGGAGCTGCTCACTGCCAATGGCCACAGCCCTCTGGCTGCCCTAGATGCCATGGACAAG GACAAGAAACAGACCTTGCTCTGTGTCCTGGACTGTGTTGCCCACTTGATGAAGTTGTCAGACGAGGACGAAACTGCTGTTCTCCATCGTACAATCAGAGCATTCACAAGG TTTGCTACAGATTCAGAGTGTGGGAAACTGGTGTATGAGAATCTTATGGAAATTCTTGTTCCAGTTCTGAATGATATGAGAAGGAAAGCAATGGAGCAGTTGGAATCTTCatgtcactgcacacacacaccctga
- the barx1 gene encoding homeobox protein BarH-like 1, giving the protein MMQHPLEIGPHYYPPEAHPDHRSHRYRSFMIEEILTDHPDHKISAPAGDFLKFGVHALLSARPFPNHLVLKADQTSILKFPVSPLSCSLGAPLGSALLSGASALQVGSATHHLPLDLHLRGKLEAANDGVSKTKKGRRSRTVFTELQLMGLEKRFEKQKYLSTPDRIDLAESLGLSQLQVKTWYQNRRMKWKKIVLQGGGLESPTKPKGRPKKNSIPSSEQLSEQERTRDTGRLSESASSSHSDTNQEE; this is encoded by the exons ATGATGCAACATCCTTTGGAGATAGGGCCACACTATTATCCGCCGGAGGCCCACCCAGACCACAGATCCCACCGCTACAGGAGTTTCATGATCGAAGAGATTCTTACAGACCATCCGGACCACAAGATATCTGCTCCGGCGGGAGACTTCCTCAAATTCGGAGTTCATGCTCTGTTATCGGCAAGACCATTTCCAAACCACTTAG TCCTGAAAGCAGACCAGACAAGCATCCTGAAGTTCCCCGTTTCGCCGTTGTCCTGCTCACTGGGGGCACCGTTGGGTTCTGCCCTGTTGTCCGGGGCATCGGCCTTGCAGGTTGGGTCCGCGACGCATCACCTCCCGCTGGACCTTCACCTCCGCGGGAAACTAGAGGCCGCAAACGACGGAGTGAGCAAGACGAAGAAAGGACGACGGAGCCGGACGGTTTTCACAGAACTTCAGCTCATGGGCTTGGAGAAAAGATTTGAGAAACAGAAATACCTCTCGACGCCAGACAG AATAGACTTGGCCGAATCTCTAGGACTTAGTCAACTTCAGGTCAAAACGTGGTATCAAAACAGAAGAATGAAATGGAAGAAGATC GTGTTACAAGGCGGAGGTCTGGAGTCTCCCACGAAACCGAAAGGACGCCCGAAGAAAAACTCCATACCGTCCAGCGAGCAGCTCTCGGAGCAGGAGAGGACACGGGACACGGGTCGACTGTCCGAAAGCGCCTCTTCATCACATTCAGACACCAACCAGGAGGAATGA